The following are encoded together in the Streptomyces sp. NBC_00358 genome:
- a CDS encoding LysE family transporter produces MTAALVAGLLAGYGIAMPVGAVATYLVSLTARTSLRIGASAALGVATADGLYALVAALGGTALAAELRPVLLPLRWTSVLVLAVLAVRGALGAVRQYRERRRAERTGQDPPHPARAYLALLGITLLNPTTVVYFAALVLGSRTAEAVRPLDQVVFVLAAFAASASWQLLIAGGGALLGRTLTGHRGRLVTGLASSGVIMLLAVRMLGAPQ; encoded by the coding sequence GTGACCGCCGCGCTCGTCGCGGGGCTTCTCGCGGGCTACGGCATCGCCATGCCCGTCGGAGCGGTCGCGACCTACCTCGTCTCCCTCACCGCCCGGACGTCCCTGCGGATCGGCGCCTCGGCCGCGCTCGGTGTCGCGACCGCCGACGGGCTGTACGCCCTCGTCGCCGCCCTCGGCGGTACGGCGCTCGCGGCCGAGCTGCGGCCGGTGCTCCTGCCCCTGCGCTGGACCTCCGTGCTGGTCCTCGCCGTGCTGGCGGTCCGCGGTGCGCTCGGCGCCGTACGCCAGTACCGCGAGCGCCGGCGCGCCGAGCGGACCGGACAGGATCCCCCGCACCCGGCCCGCGCCTATCTGGCACTGCTGGGGATCACCCTGCTCAACCCCACCACGGTCGTCTATTTCGCCGCGCTGGTGCTCGGCAGCCGTACGGCCGAGGCGGTGCGTCCGCTGGACCAGGTGGTGTTCGTCCTCGCCGCGTTCGCCGCGTCCGCGAGCTGGCAGCTCCTGATCGCCGGGGGCGGCGCACTGCTCGGCCGGACCCTGACGGGGCATCGGGGACGACTGGTGACCGGGCTCGCGTCGAGCGGCGTCATCATGCTGCTGGCCGTACGCATGCTGGGGGCCCCGCAATGA
- a CDS encoding TetR/AcrR family transcriptional regulator, whose translation MSESPTVGRRERKKAATRQAIADAALELVLEHGFEQVSVRDIAERADVSTTTLFAHFPSKEALVFDREADVDAELAAAVRERPAGQDVVEALRAHALQSWVPLTSDPRLRQLTALVDRTPALREYAERMWMRHASALGAVIAEELGREVDDLACSALARFVLELPTLARGRHDPRAAVETVFDLLIHGWRAQRDSGDGITGSQQG comes from the coding sequence ATGTCCGAATCCCCGACCGTTGGCCGTCGCGAGCGCAAGAAGGCCGCGACGAGGCAGGCCATCGCCGACGCCGCCCTGGAGCTCGTCCTGGAGCACGGCTTCGAACAGGTGAGCGTCCGCGATATCGCCGAAAGGGCCGACGTGTCGACGACGACCCTCTTCGCGCACTTCCCGAGCAAGGAGGCGCTGGTCTTCGACCGCGAGGCGGACGTCGACGCCGAGCTGGCCGCCGCCGTCCGCGAACGACCGGCGGGCCAGGACGTGGTCGAGGCGCTCCGCGCCCACGCCCTGCAGTCCTGGGTGCCGCTGACGTCGGATCCCCGTCTGCGTCAGCTCACCGCGCTGGTGGACCGGACGCCCGCGCTCCGCGAGTACGCGGAGCGCATGTGGATGCGCCATGCGAGCGCCCTCGGCGCCGTGATCGCGGAGGAACTGGGCCGGGAGGTGGACGATCTCGCATGCTCGGCGCTCGCCCGGTTCGTCCTGGAGCTGCCGACCCTGGCCAGGGGCCGGCACGATCCACGCGCGGCCGTGGAGACGGTGTTCGACCTCCTGATCCACGGCTGGCGGGCGCAGCGCGATTCCGGCGACGGGATCACCGGCTCTCAGCAGGGCTGA
- a CDS encoding FAD-dependent oxidoreductase, with protein MESPTPADARISIIGAGPGGLTCARILQRHGIAVSVYDRDPGTNSRNQGGSLDLHEEDGQLALREAGLLEEFFALARLEGQEMRQMDRAGRVLSHHLPDEGETARPEIDRGQLRDLLLHSLAAGTVQWGRTLESVSGPADGPRTLTFTDGSTVETDLVIGADGAFSRVRAAVSPATPRYTGVSFLEAWFDDMEHTHPELSDLVGKGSAHIADGERGLFAQRNSGGHMRVYIMQRVPVDWIAAHGLRPEDTKGIRGHLLGEYAAWSPQILRMIADNDGAYVDRPLFALPVPHTWEHSPSVALLGDAAHLMPPLGVGVNLAMLDAAELALALVGSSTIDGAVDTYEKSMLPRSAQMAQSLEGGADHLLSAPGADENELFGRSRP; from the coding sequence GTGGAATCTCCGACGCCCGCCGACGCGCGGATCAGCATCATCGGGGCCGGGCCGGGAGGCCTCACCTGCGCCCGCATCCTGCAGCGGCACGGCATCGCGGTGTCGGTGTACGACCGCGACCCCGGGACGAACTCCCGGAACCAGGGAGGCTCGCTCGACCTGCACGAGGAGGACGGTCAGCTCGCACTCCGTGAAGCGGGCCTGCTGGAGGAGTTCTTCGCGCTCGCCAGGCTCGAAGGGCAGGAAATGCGCCAGATGGACCGAGCGGGGCGCGTCCTTTCCCACCATCTGCCGGACGAGGGCGAAACGGCCCGTCCCGAGATCGACCGCGGACAGCTTCGCGATCTCCTGCTGCACTCACTCGCCGCGGGAACGGTTCAGTGGGGGCGCACGCTCGAATCGGTGAGCGGACCGGCCGACGGACCGCGAACGCTGACGTTCACCGACGGCTCGACCGTCGAGACGGATCTCGTGATCGGTGCGGACGGAGCCTTCTCGCGCGTCCGCGCCGCCGTGTCACCCGCGACACCGCGCTACACCGGGGTCAGCTTCTTGGAGGCATGGTTCGACGACATGGAACACACGCACCCCGAGCTTTCCGACCTGGTCGGCAAGGGCAGTGCCCACATCGCCGACGGCGAGCGCGGCCTCTTCGCACAGCGGAACAGCGGCGGTCACATGCGCGTGTACATCATGCAGCGCGTTCCCGTGGACTGGATCGCGGCGCATGGGCTTCGCCCCGAGGACACCAAGGGCATCCGCGGCCATCTGCTGGGCGAGTACGCGGCCTGGTCGCCGCAGATACTCCGGATGATCGCCGACAACGACGGCGCCTACGTCGACCGTCCGCTCTTCGCCCTGCCGGTGCCGCACACATGGGAGCACTCGCCCAGCGTCGCGCTCCTCGGAGACGCCGCACACCTCATGCCGCCGCTCGGCGTCGGCGTCAACCTCGCCATGCTCGACGCCGCCGAACTCGCGCTCGCACTCGTCGGCTCCTCCACCATCGACGGCGCTGTGGACACCTACGAGAAGTCGATGCTCCCTCGCTCGGCCCAGATGGCCCAGTCACTCGAAGGCGGCGCCGACCATCTTCTGTCCGCGCCCGGCGCCGACGAGAACGAGCTGTTCGGTCGAAGCCGGCCCTGA
- a CDS encoding nitroreductase family deazaflavin-dependent oxidoreductase: MPLEGEYEPSPAQWVRDQVELYEGSGGTKGTTLMDTGLPVIILTTRGARSGKIRKTPLMRVEHDGRYAVVASKGGAPEHPVWYFNVTSDPRVELQDGPVRKEFTAREITGEEKAQWWERAVAAYPPYAEYQTKTDREIPVFVLEPTG; the protein is encoded by the coding sequence ATGCCGCTTGAGGGCGAGTACGAGCCCAGCCCCGCGCAGTGGGTGCGGGACCAGGTGGAGTTGTACGAGGGTTCCGGCGGGACCAAGGGAACGACGCTGATGGACACGGGGCTGCCCGTCATCATTCTCACGACACGCGGTGCCAGGAGCGGCAAGATCCGCAAGACCCCGCTGATGCGCGTCGAGCACGACGGACGCTATGCGGTGGTCGCCTCGAAGGGCGGCGCGCCCGAGCACCCGGTCTGGTACTTCAACGTCACGTCCGATCCTCGCGTCGAGCTCCAGGACGGGCCCGTGCGCAAGGAGTTCACGGCCCGGGAGATCACCGGCGAGGAGAAGGCCCAGTGGTGGGAGCGCGCGGTCGCCGCGTATCCCCCGTACGCCGAGTACCAGACGAAGACCGACCGGGAGATCCCCGTCTTCGTGCTGGAGCCGACCGGCTGA
- a CDS encoding cation diffusion facilitator family transporter: MRRGPRKRHERQTGQECPAPRKEPERKKKDGSDSSTRVTVIVALGANLLIAVAKAVGGLIAGSPALLSEAAHSVADSMNEVFLLAALRRSRRPADRRHPFGYGKERFFWSLLAAVGIFVMGGCFSFFQGFEALRNGADESFGGYLVGIAVLVVALLAEGGSLLRALHQVRGQGGAGGLRDPALRTVVAEDGTAVLGVSLAIVGMVLHMVTGQVVWEASASFAIGLLLVCIAFWLGRDAREQLIGRAVDEEQSGRIRELLKAQPEIDSVEALLTMELGLDSTLVAARIDLVPGLDSEQVEEVAVRIKRSVAHTFPEADQIFLDVTDARTARAAARRGESGASDQVRTGEGTGDPTGG, encoded by the coding sequence GTGCGGCGGGGGCCGCGGAAGCGGCATGAGCGTCAGACAGGGCAGGAGTGTCCGGCGCCGCGGAAGGAGCCGGAGCGGAAGAAGAAGGACGGTTCGGACAGCAGCACCCGGGTCACCGTGATCGTGGCGCTGGGCGCCAACCTGCTGATCGCCGTGGCCAAGGCGGTGGGCGGCCTGATCGCGGGATCGCCCGCGCTGCTCTCGGAAGCCGCGCACTCCGTGGCGGACAGCATGAACGAGGTGTTCCTGCTGGCCGCGCTCCGTCGCAGCCGCCGCCCCGCCGACCGCAGGCATCCGTTCGGCTACGGCAAGGAACGGTTCTTCTGGTCGCTGCTCGCGGCCGTCGGCATCTTCGTCATGGGCGGCTGCTTCTCGTTCTTCCAGGGCTTCGAGGCGCTTCGCAACGGCGCCGACGAATCCTTCGGGGGTTACCTGGTGGGCATCGCGGTGCTCGTCGTCGCCCTGCTCGCCGAGGGCGGCTCGCTGTTGCGGGCACTGCACCAGGTACGCGGACAGGGCGGAGCCGGCGGCCTGCGGGACCCCGCCCTGCGGACCGTCGTCGCCGAGGACGGCACGGCGGTGCTCGGCGTGAGCCTCGCCATCGTCGGGATGGTGCTCCACATGGTCACGGGCCAGGTCGTGTGGGAGGCTTCCGCCTCCTTCGCCATCGGGCTGCTGCTCGTGTGCATCGCCTTCTGGCTCGGCCGGGACGCGCGCGAGCAGCTCATCGGACGCGCCGTCGACGAGGAGCAGAGCGGACGGATCCGCGAACTGCTCAAGGCGCAGCCCGAGATCGACAGCGTCGAAGCGCTGCTGACCATGGAGCTGGGCCTCGACTCGACGCTGGTGGCCGCCCGGATCGACCTGGTCCCGGGGCTCGACAGCGAGCAGGTCGAGGAGGTCGCCGTCCGCATCAAGCGCTCGGTCGCCCACACCTTCCCCGAGGCCGACCAGATCTTCCTCGACGTGACCGACGCCCGAACGGCGCGAGCGGCCGCGCGCCGGGGCGAGAGCGGGGCGAGCGACCAGGTGCGCACGGGCGAGGGGACGGGCGACCCGACAGGCGGATGA
- a CDS encoding DUF4235 domain-containing protein produces MSKKQKKRKLSLAYKPIGFVLSWAGGSLAGLAFQKTWMAIRHEEDAPDALDKDRGWGEVLLAAALQGAIFAVVRSAVDRSGAKAIERSTGVWPSAGTSGRD; encoded by the coding sequence GTGTCCAAGAAGCAGAAGAAGCGCAAACTGTCCCTGGCCTACAAGCCGATCGGCTTCGTGCTGAGCTGGGCCGGAGGTTCGCTCGCCGGACTCGCCTTCCAGAAGACCTGGATGGCGATACGGCACGAGGAGGACGCTCCGGACGCCCTGGACAAGGACCGCGGCTGGGGCGAGGTGCTGCTCGCCGCCGCCCTCCAGGGCGCGATCTTCGCCGTCGTACGCAGCGCGGTGGACCGCTCGGGCGCCAAGGCGATCGAGCGCTCCACAGGCGTTTGGCCCTCCGCCGGCACATCCGGCCGCGACTGA
- a CDS encoding VOC family protein → MALVTAAVVVLDCAEPEKLAAFYRELLDAHETDASVNRVEIKGTDGMRMAFRRDVNVTPPSWPRPENAFQAHLDFHVDDLDEMELRVVGLGGRPLETKDASGPYEERGYADPAGHSFTLRCVRSTAPKQG, encoded by the coding sequence ATGGCACTGGTCACCGCGGCTGTCGTGGTGCTGGACTGCGCCGAGCCCGAGAAGCTCGCCGCCTTCTACCGGGAACTGCTCGACGCGCACGAGACGGACGCGAGCGTGAACCGCGTCGAGATCAAGGGCACCGACGGTATGCGGATGGCCTTCCGCCGCGACGTGAACGTCACGCCGCCAAGCTGGCCGCGTCCCGAGAACGCGTTCCAGGCCCATCTCGACTTCCATGTGGACGATCTCGACGAGATGGAGCTCAGGGTGGTCGGCCTGGGCGGACGCCCGCTGGAGACCAAGGACGCGTCCGGCCCGTACGAGGAACGCGGCTACGCCGACCCGGCCGGACACTCCTTCACCCTGCGCTGCGTCCGGTCGACGGCCCCCAAACAGGGCTGA
- a CDS encoding TetR/AcrR family transcriptional regulator, with protein sequence MTSTNDRVVPPAARRRRRPTKTGVVLSGELIVETALRLLKEHGADALTVRRLGLALGADPSALYRYFRDTDDLLLAIADELIGRTLRTWHPTGDWRADLRDLGLRVHSGSLAHPQAAVLSSYRVTGRVHEIEAVETIIGVLRGAGFPDPEAVRIYHAFVDQALAFAALDAASVALPPAARDAEAGVWRATYARLPVGSHPNIAATARHLVHDMRRSAYPTALDMLLSAAAARLAEITRGADGASSAAD encoded by the coding sequence ATGACGTCCACGAACGACCGCGTCGTCCCACCCGCCGCCCGGCGGCGCAGACGCCCCACCAAGACCGGCGTCGTCCTCTCCGGGGAGCTGATCGTCGAGACCGCCCTGCGCCTGCTCAAGGAACACGGCGCCGACGCCCTCACCGTCCGCCGCCTCGGCCTCGCGCTCGGCGCCGACCCGAGCGCCCTGTACCGCTACTTCCGCGACACCGACGACCTGCTGCTCGCCATCGCCGACGAGCTCATCGGCCGGACGCTGCGCACCTGGCACCCCACCGGGGACTGGCGGGCCGACCTCCGGGACCTCGGGCTGCGCGTGCACTCCGGGTCCCTCGCCCACCCGCAGGCCGCCGTGCTCAGCTCCTACCGGGTGACCGGCCGGGTGCACGAGATCGAGGCCGTGGAGACGATCATCGGCGTGCTCCGGGGCGCCGGATTCCCCGACCCCGAGGCCGTACGGATCTACCACGCCTTCGTCGACCAGGCGCTGGCGTTCGCCGCACTGGACGCCGCGAGCGTCGCCCTGCCACCGGCCGCGCGCGACGCCGAGGCCGGTGTGTGGCGGGCGACGTACGCCCGGCTGCCCGTCGGCAGCCACCCGAACATCGCGGCGACGGCCCGCCACCTGGTGCACGACATGCGGCGCAGCGCCTATCCGACGGCGCTCGACATGCTCCTGAGCGCGGCGGCGGCCCGGCTCGCGGAGATCACCAGGGGCGCGGACGGCGCGTCGTCGGCGGCCGACTGA
- a CDS encoding APC family permease, whose amino-acid sequence MMQKPYGVDPPSLRRTLGVMDGVAIAASSTAATTSIGIGLGVTAGVVGLHLPAIMLLAFLPILGIAGAFSRLNRVEPNAGNGYVWVGRSLSPWLGFLVGWVSIVATVAFLAYTTAVTGSAMIQLAGEAGLHTVAGVSLDPGSTAQTTAVGVLVLVAVTLTAVTGVRSAARLQGGLLVFEYVVLLGFCGYGIVTGPHPFSLSWFDPFEIPSAAALAQGLLLSVFCYWGFESAFSVNEEVRDPQDASRAGTITLVTMLGLFVLGSVAFQRVLSEDELAGHGAEGLAFLGNRLADQPLAALPLVALMFSAVASLQAGVIPTARGMFAMSRDRTLGPVWSRVSAKYGTPAIGTLLIGAMAVVVATLSLVTPRLADMIMATVNAVGIVVALSYALIALAAAARFRGLLRENWREGIRAVVLPTLSALALLGLGGYLAWSFYTSTDHFEVSADNGWFLLLAPTVMIASGFLAAAWAKWVRRSPYFTTGQGTDADAPQLLATPN is encoded by the coding sequence ATGATGCAGAAGCCGTACGGTGTGGATCCCCCGTCCTTGCGCAGGACGCTCGGCGTGATGGACGGTGTCGCCATCGCCGCGTCGAGCACGGCGGCGACGACCAGCATCGGCATCGGGCTCGGGGTGACCGCCGGGGTGGTCGGGCTGCATCTGCCCGCGATCATGCTGCTGGCGTTTCTGCCGATCCTCGGGATCGCGGGTGCCTTCTCCCGGCTGAACCGGGTCGAGCCGAACGCGGGCAACGGGTATGTGTGGGTGGGCCGTTCGCTCAGTCCCTGGCTCGGCTTCCTGGTCGGCTGGGTGAGCATCGTGGCCACGGTGGCGTTCCTGGCGTACACCACGGCGGTGACGGGTTCGGCGATGATCCAGCTCGCCGGCGAGGCGGGCCTGCACACGGTGGCCGGTGTGTCGCTCGATCCGGGCTCGACCGCGCAGACGACGGCCGTGGGCGTCCTGGTCCTCGTCGCCGTCACGCTCACCGCGGTGACCGGGGTCAGGAGCGCGGCCCGGCTCCAGGGCGGACTGCTGGTCTTCGAGTACGTCGTCCTGCTGGGCTTCTGCGGCTACGGCATCGTCACCGGCCCGCACCCCTTCAGTCTGAGCTGGTTCGACCCGTTCGAGATCCCGTCGGCGGCGGCGCTGGCGCAGGGGCTGCTGCTGTCGGTGTTCTGTTACTGGGGCTTCGAGTCGGCGTTCAGCGTGAACGAGGAGGTGCGCGATCCGCAGGACGCCTCGCGGGCCGGGACCATCACGCTGGTGACCATGCTGGGGCTGTTCGTGCTCGGCTCCGTGGCCTTCCAACGCGTGCTGTCCGAGGACGAGTTGGCGGGGCACGGCGCCGAGGGGCTGGCCTTCCTCGGGAACCGGCTCGCCGACCAGCCGCTGGCCGCGCTGCCCCTGGTGGCGCTGATGTTCTCGGCGGTCGCCTCGTTGCAGGCGGGGGTGATCCCGACGGCGCGCGGGATGTTCGCGATGAGCCGGGACCGTACCCTCGGGCCGGTGTGGTCCAGGGTCAGCGCAAAGTACGGGACCCCTGCGATCGGCACGCTGCTGATCGGCGCGATGGCCGTGGTCGTGGCCACACTCTCCCTGGTGACCCCCCGGCTCGCGGACATGATCATGGCGACGGTCAACGCGGTCGGGATCGTGGTGGCGCTGTCGTACGCGCTCATCGCTCTCGCGGCGGCGGCCCGGTTCCGCGGTCTGCTCCGCGAGAACTGGCGGGAGGGGATACGCGCGGTCGTCCTCCCCACGCTGAGCGCCCTGGCGCTGCTCGGCCTCGGCGGCTATCTGGCCTGGTCGTTCTACACCTCGACCGACCACTTCGAGGTCAGCGCGGACAACGGCTGGTTCCTGCTGCTCGCCCCCACCGTCATGATCGCCTCGGGCTTCCTGGCCGCCGCGTGGGCCAAGTGGGTCCGCAGATCCCCGTACTTCACCACGGGACAGGGAACGGACGCGGACGCGCCCCAGCTCCTGGCCACGCCCAACTGA
- a CDS encoding amidohydrolase: MHADLLFTGGPVFTPEGRSATAVAVTGERITAVGNAEVHDLIGPGTEVVDLAGRLLLPGFQDAHVHPVPAGLELAQCDLTGAKTAKDTVAAVRAYADAHPEREWITGGGWSMEAFAGGTPTRELLDAVVPDRPVYLPNRDHHGAWVNSRALELAGVGRDTPDPADGRFERDASGEPTGMLQEGAMQFVGRLTPAATPADRLAALLHAQRHLHALGITAWQDAIVGTFLGMEDPSEAYLTAARDGSLTARVVGALWWDRARGAEQIPELVQRRVALEYGRFRATSVKLMLDGVAENGTASLIDPYLDKCGCATANRGKSFIDPAHLPAYVTELDALGFQCHFHALGDGAVRHALDAVEAARKANGPSDTRPHLAHLQVVHPDDVPRFAPLGATANIQPLWAAHEPQMDELTIPFLGPERAAWQYPFGSLLRSGARLAAGSDWPVSSPDPLQGIHVAVNRVSPDEPGPVFLPAERIGLAAALTAYTAGTAYTNHLDDTGSVRVGALADLVVLDRDPFAGPPEAIKETGVALTYVGGERVYAAPDA; this comes from the coding sequence ATGCACGCTGACCTTCTCTTCACCGGCGGCCCGGTGTTCACCCCCGAGGGCCGATCCGCGACCGCGGTGGCCGTCACCGGCGAGCGGATCACCGCCGTGGGGAACGCCGAGGTCCACGACCTGATCGGCCCTGGCACCGAGGTAGTGGACCTGGCCGGGCGGCTCCTGCTGCCCGGATTCCAGGACGCGCACGTCCACCCGGTCCCGGCGGGCCTGGAACTCGCCCAGTGCGATCTCACCGGCGCGAAGACGGCAAAGGACACCGTGGCCGCCGTCCGCGCGTACGCCGACGCGCACCCCGAGCGGGAGTGGATCACCGGCGGCGGCTGGTCCATGGAGGCGTTCGCGGGCGGTACGCCGACCAGGGAGCTGCTGGACGCGGTCGTACCGGACCGGCCGGTGTACCTGCCCAACCGGGACCATCACGGCGCCTGGGTCAACAGCCGCGCCCTCGAACTCGCGGGTGTCGGCCGCGATACACCCGACCCGGCCGATGGGCGGTTCGAGCGGGACGCGTCGGGTGAGCCGACCGGCATGCTGCAGGAGGGGGCCATGCAGTTCGTGGGCCGGCTCACCCCCGCGGCCACGCCCGCCGACCGGCTCGCAGCGCTGCTGCACGCCCAGCGGCATCTGCACGCGCTCGGCATCACCGCCTGGCAGGACGCCATCGTCGGCACCTTCCTCGGCATGGAGGATCCGTCCGAGGCGTACCTGACGGCGGCCCGCGACGGCTCGCTGACCGCGCGGGTGGTCGGCGCCCTGTGGTGGGACCGGGCGCGGGGCGCCGAGCAGATCCCCGAACTCGTGCAGCGGCGGGTCGCGTTGGAGTACGGCAGGTTCCGGGCGACCAGCGTCAAGCTGATGCTGGACGGGGTCGCGGAGAACGGCACCGCCTCGCTCATCGACCCCTATCTCGACAAGTGCGGCTGCGCCACGGCCAATCGGGGCAAGAGCTTCATCGACCCGGCCCATCTGCCCGCGTACGTGACCGAGTTGGACGCGCTGGGCTTCCAGTGCCATTTCCACGCGCTCGGCGACGGGGCCGTACGGCACGCGCTGGACGCCGTGGAGGCGGCGCGGAAGGCGAACGGACCGAGCGACACGCGTCCGCATCTGGCGCACCTCCAGGTCGTGCACCCCGACGACGTGCCCCGCTTCGCGCCGCTCGGCGCCACGGCGAACATCCAGCCGCTGTGGGCCGCCCACGAACCGCAGATGGACGAGCTGACCATCCCGTTCCTGGGGCCCGAGCGCGCCGCCTGGCAGTACCCGTTCGGTTCGCTGCTGCGTTCCGGCGCGCGCCTGGCGGCCGGCAGCGACTGGCCGGTCAGCAGCCCCGACCCACTCCAGGGCATCCATGTCGCGGTCAACCGGGTGAGCCCGGACGAACCGGGGCCGGTGTTCCTGCCGGCCGAACGCATCGGTCTGGCGGCCGCGTTGACGGCGTACACCGCGGGAACGGCGTACACGAACCATCTCGACGACACCGGCAGCGTGCGGGTGGGCGCCCTCGCGGATCTCGTCGTCCTGGACCGCGACCCGTTCGCGGGACCACCGGAGGCGATCAAGGAGACCGGGGTCGCGCTCACGTACGTCGGAGGGGAGCGCGTGTACGCGGCGCCGGACGCCTGA
- a CDS encoding DUF1304 domain-containing protein, translating into METVANVLVGLVAALHVYILVLEMFLWERKPGRGLHGFDAPMARATAPLAANQGLYNGFLAAGLVWGLIAADPVGHDAQVFFLCCVVIAGVYGSVTANRRILFAQALPGALALAAVLLAG; encoded by the coding sequence ATGGAAACGGTCGCGAACGTGCTGGTGGGCCTGGTGGCCGCGCTGCACGTGTACATCCTGGTGCTGGAGATGTTCCTGTGGGAGCGCAAGCCGGGGCGGGGGCTTCACGGATTCGACGCGCCCATGGCACGGGCGACCGCGCCGCTCGCCGCGAACCAGGGGCTCTACAACGGGTTTCTGGCCGCGGGCCTGGTGTGGGGGCTGATCGCGGCGGACCCGGTCGGCCATGACGCGCAGGTCTTCTTCCTGTGCTGTGTCGTGATCGCGGGCGTGTACGGATCGGTCACCGCGAACCGCCGCATCCTCTTCGCGCAGGCCCTGCCGGGCGCGCTCGCCCTGGCCGCCGTCCTGCTCGCCGGATGA
- a CDS encoding TetR/AcrR family transcriptional regulator, with amino-acid sequence MTPEDPRAARTRAKLRQALLAECAEQPLEEIGVAALVRRAGVGRATFYVHYADLEALAVDACADVVREAVEALHAWRGRPDPVSAPTALRAFFTGLAPHTALYRTLLSPGGGGPLGRVLHRDLRARSLAERTLAGAPDAPLVASAVAATFAGVLADWLHGLLEGTPDTVADQVWQLLVALHRSR; translated from the coding sequence ATGACGCCCGAGGACCCGCGCGCCGCCCGGACCCGCGCGAAGCTGCGGCAGGCGCTGCTGGCGGAGTGCGCCGAGCAGCCGCTGGAGGAGATCGGCGTCGCCGCGCTGGTGCGGCGGGCCGGGGTCGGCCGGGCCACCTTCTACGTTCACTACGCCGATCTGGAGGCGCTTGCGGTCGACGCGTGCGCCGATGTCGTACGGGAGGCCGTGGAGGCGCTGCACGCCTGGCGCGGCCGACCCGACCCGGTGTCGGCGCCGACGGCCCTGCGCGCCTTCTTCACCGGACTCGCCCCGCACACCGCCCTCTATCGCACGCTGCTGAGTCCGGGCGGCGGCGGCCCGCTGGGCCGGGTGCTCCACCGCGACCTGCGGGCCCGCAGCCTGGCCGAGCGCACCCTCGCCGGCGCGCCGGACGCCCCGCTCGTGGCCTCCGCGGTGGCCGCCACTTTCGCGGGCGTCCTCGCGGACTGGCTGCACGGCCTGCTGGAGGGCACCCCGGACACGGTCGCGGACCAGGTCTGGCAACTGCTCGTCGCCCTGCACAGGAGCCGGTGA
- a CDS encoding GlxA family transcriptional regulator produces MQHVERVVILALDGVYPFELGMPSRIFGAAEGRYEVVTCTVDGGPVRTDADFSITVEHGPEVLGTADTVVIAAVTPARVTAALSDEVAAALAFIRPGTRVVSICTGAFVLAAAGLLDGRRATTHWHVSDLFRRMFPRVELDPDVLFVDDGEILTSAGAASGIDICLHIVRRDHGSELANRVARRCVVPPLREGGQAQYIEQPVPEPSTASTAATRDWALARLGDPLTLTDLAAHAGMSLRTFARRFNDEVGLSPGRWIVQQRVARARHLLEASDLSVDRIAGEVGFATGASLRQHLQATIGVSPQTYRRTFQTSR; encoded by the coding sequence ATGCAGCATGTGGAGCGGGTCGTGATCCTGGCGCTCGACGGCGTCTATCCCTTCGAGCTGGGCATGCCCAGCCGGATCTTCGGCGCCGCGGAAGGCCGCTACGAGGTGGTGACCTGCACCGTCGACGGTGGACCGGTCCGCACCGACGCCGACTTCTCCATCACCGTCGAGCACGGCCCCGAGGTCCTGGGGACGGCGGACACGGTGGTGATCGCGGCCGTCACCCCGGCCCGCGTCACCGCCGCGCTCTCCGACGAGGTCGCGGCGGCCCTGGCGTTCATCCGCCCGGGTACCCGGGTCGTCTCCATCTGTACGGGCGCGTTCGTCCTGGCCGCCGCCGGGCTGCTGGACGGACGCCGGGCGACCACGCACTGGCACGTGTCGGACCTGTTCCGCCGCATGTTCCCGCGGGTGGAGCTGGACCCCGACGTCCTGTTCGTCGACGACGGCGAGATCCTCACCTCCGCCGGCGCCGCGTCCGGAATCGACATCTGCCTGCACATCGTCCGCCGCGACCACGGCAGCGAACTGGCCAACAGGGTCGCCCGGCGCTGCGTCGTCCCGCCGCTGCGCGAGGGCGGCCAGGCCCAGTACATCGAGCAGCCCGTGCCGGAGCCCTCGACGGCGAGCACCGCCGCCACCCGCGACTGGGCACTGGCCCGCCTCGGCGACCCGCTGACCCTGACCGATCTCGCCGCCCACGCCGGAATGAGCCTGCGTACCTTCGCCCGCCGCTTCAACGACGAGGTGGGCCTGAGCCCCGGCCGCTGGATCGTCCAGCAGCGCGTGGCCCGCGCCCGCCATCTGCTGGAAGCGAGCGACCTGTCGGTGGACCGGATCGCGGGCGAGGTCGGCTTCGCCACGGGCGCCTCGCTGCGCCAGCATCTGCAGGCGACGATCGGCGTCTCGCCGCAGACGTACCGCCGCACGTTCCAGACGAGCCGCTGA